In Bacillus sp. DX3.1, the following proteins share a genomic window:
- the tsaE gene encoding tRNA (adenosine(37)-N6)-threonylcarbamoyltransferase complex ATPase subunit type 1 TsaE: MNRYEIMTTSSEETQELSEKLGQLVQAQDVLILEGDLGAGKTTFTKGLAKGLGVKRVVNSPTFNIIKEYKGRLPLYHMDVYRLAESEEDLGFDEYFYGEGITVVEWAHLIESFLPTSQLKISLFHEGDNTRRIVLEPSGERYIRLCEELLQDESTSN, encoded by the coding sequence TTGAATAGATATGAAATTATGACAACGTCTTCTGAAGAAACACAGGAACTATCAGAGAAGCTCGGGCAACTTGTTCAAGCGCAAGATGTACTTATTTTAGAAGGAGACCTAGGGGCGGGCAAGACAACATTCACGAAGGGTCTTGCAAAAGGGCTTGGTGTAAAGCGTGTTGTAAATAGTCCAACATTTAATATTATTAAAGAGTACAAAGGGCGACTACCGCTATATCATATGGACGTGTATCGTTTAGCGGAAAGTGAAGAAGACCTAGGATTTGATGAATATTTTTATGGTGAAGGCATAACAGTTGTAGAATGGGCGCATTTAATTGAGTCTTTCCTACCGACTTCACAGTTAAAGATTAGTTTATTTCATGAAGGTGATAATACAAGAAGAATTGTACTAGAGCCGAGTGGAGAACGTTATATTAGATTATGTGAGGAGCTATTACAAGATGAAAGTACTAGCAATTGA
- the tsaB gene encoding tRNA (adenosine(37)-N6)-threonylcarbamoyltransferase complex dimerization subunit type 1 TsaB yields the protein MKVLAIDTSNYVMGVSLIDGNTVVGEIITNLTKNHSVRLMPAVEQLLQECNVKPKDLNKIVVAAGPGSYTGVRIGVTAAKTLAWSLQIPIVGVSSLEVVAANGANFQGVICPLFDGRRGQIYTGLYTCKEQKLISIKDDRIILIVDWLQMLKDMGQPVLFIGNDVEQHKETIVEHLGDLAIFASFTKNNPRPSELAFLGLQKEEQSVHTFVPSYLRLAEAETKWLESQRQ from the coding sequence ATGAAAGTACTAGCAATTGATACTTCAAATTATGTAATGGGGGTTTCTCTTATTGATGGAAATACTGTTGTTGGAGAAATCATTACAAATTTAACAAAAAATCATTCTGTACGCCTTATGCCGGCTGTAGAACAGCTTTTGCAAGAGTGTAATGTAAAACCTAAAGATTTAAATAAAATTGTTGTAGCAGCTGGTCCTGGTTCGTATACAGGTGTTCGGATTGGAGTAACGGCAGCGAAAACATTAGCTTGGTCATTGCAAATTCCGATTGTGGGCGTGTCTAGCCTGGAAGTAGTAGCAGCAAACGGAGCGAATTTCCAAGGTGTTATTTGTCCATTATTTGATGGGCGCCGAGGACAAATTTATACAGGCTTGTATACATGTAAAGAGCAAAAGCTAATTTCTATAAAGGATGATCGAATCATTCTTATTGTAGATTGGTTACAGATGTTAAAAGATATGGGACAACCTGTTTTATTTATTGGAAATGATGTAGAACAACATAAAGAAACAATTGTAGAGCATTTGGGAGACTTAGCTATATTTGCTTCCTTTACAAAGAATAATCCAAGACCAAGTGAGTTAGCATTTTTAGGATTACAAAAAGAAGAACAAAGCGTACATACATTTGTTCCGAGCTATCTTCGTTTGGCAGAAGCAGAAACAAAATGGCTAGAAAGTCAAAGACAGTAG
- the rimI gene encoding ribosomal protein S18-alanine N-acetyltransferase, which translates to MDITFRKMTTDDIAQIVAIEEASFTTPWTADAFYREITTNEYAHYVVIEKNDAVIGYCGLWIIIDESHITNIAILPEYRGQKLGDALLKEVINQAKEIGAKTMTLEVRVSNEVAKKLYRKYGFQNGGIRKRYYTDNYEDGLVMWVNI; encoded by the coding sequence ATGGATATTACATTTCGAAAGATGACGACGGATGATATTGCGCAAATTGTTGCAATTGAAGAAGCGTCATTTACAACTCCTTGGACAGCCGACGCATTTTATCGTGAAATAACGACGAATGAATATGCACACTATGTTGTAATAGAAAAAAATGATGCGGTAATTGGATACTGTGGATTATGGATTATTATTGATGAATCACATATTACGAACATAGCCATTTTACCAGAATACCGTGGTCAAAAGCTTGGAGATGCTTTGTTAAAAGAAGTAATAAATCAAGCGAAGGAAATAGGAGCTAAGACGATGACCCTTGAAGTAAGAGTGTCAAATGAAGTAGCGAAAAAGTTATACAGAAAGTATGGATTCCAAAATGGTGGGATTCGTAAACGATACTATACAGACAATTATGAAGATGGTCTTGTAATGTGGGTGAATATATAA
- the tsaD gene encoding tRNA (adenosine(37)-N6)-threonylcarbamoyltransferase complex transferase subunit TsaD — translation MGKNTIILGIETSCDETAVAVVKNGTEIVANVVASQIESHKRFGGVVPEIASRHHVEQITVVLEEALKEANISFEDIDAIAVTEGPGLVGALLIGVNAAKAVAFAHDIPLIGVHHIAGHIYANRLVKELQFPLLSLVVSGGHTELVYMKEHGSFEVIGETRDDAAGEAYDKVARTLSMPYPGGPHIDRLAHEGKPTIDLPRAWLEPDSYDFSFSGLKSAVINTVHNAKQRGEDIAPEDLAASFQASVIDVLVTKAARAAEAYDVKQVLLAGGVAANKGLRARLEEEFAKNENIELIIPPLSLCTDNAAMIAAAGTIAYEQGKRATLALNANPGLDIEA, via the coding sequence ATGGGAAAAAATACAATTATACTTGGTATTGAAACGAGCTGTGATGAAACAGCTGTAGCAGTTGTCAAAAATGGAACAGAAATAGTAGCAAATGTAGTGGCTTCACAAATTGAAAGTCATAAGCGTTTTGGCGGGGTTGTACCAGAAATCGCATCTCGTCATCATGTAGAACAAATCACAGTTGTATTAGAGGAAGCATTAAAAGAAGCGAACATCTCATTTGAAGATATTGATGCAATTGCTGTAACGGAAGGGCCGGGGTTAGTAGGTGCACTTTTAATTGGTGTAAATGCAGCAAAAGCGGTTGCTTTTGCTCATGATATTCCGCTCATCGGTGTTCATCATATCGCTGGACATATTTATGCAAATCGCTTAGTAAAAGAGTTACAGTTCCCGCTGTTGTCACTTGTTGTATCAGGAGGGCATACAGAGCTTGTTTATATGAAAGAACATGGTTCGTTTGAAGTAATCGGCGAGACGAGAGACGATGCTGCAGGAGAAGCATACGATAAAGTTGCACGTACGTTATCGATGCCGTATCCAGGTGGGCCACATATCGATCGTCTTGCTCATGAAGGAAAGCCAACGATTGATTTACCTCGTGCATGGCTCGAACCAGATTCTTATGACTTTAGCTTTAGTGGATTAAAATCAGCAGTTATCAACACTGTGCATAACGCAAAACAACGCGGGGAAGACATTGCACCAGAAGATTTAGCAGCTAGCTTCCAAGCGAGTGTAATAGATGTATTAGTAACGAAAGCAGCCCGTGCAGCAGAAGCGTATGATGTGAAACAAGTGCTCCTTGCTGGAGGTGTTGCAGCTAATAAAGGACTCCGTGCTCGTTTAGAGGAGGAGTTTGCAAAGAATGAAAATATTGAGCTAATCATTCCGCCATTATCTTTATGCACAGATAATGCAGCAATGATTGCAGCAGCTGGAACGATTGCATATGAACAAGGAAAGCGTGCGACATTGGCATTGAACGCAAATCCAGGATTAGATATTGAAGCATAG
- a CDS encoding ABC-F family ATP-binding cassette domain-containing protein → MILLQVNGLSKLYGAETILANIKLEVQTRDRIALVGRNGAGKSTLLKIIAGELSHDDGEIIKPKDVSIGYLAQNTGLETSLTIWDELLTVFTHLQHMEKELRRLEQEMGKKENFSNATTYEKLLADYDQLQLDYKDKGGYQYEADIRSILSGLGFPAETHGTTISTLSGGQKTRLALGKLLLTKPDLLILDEPTNHLDIDTLTWLEQYLQGYPGAILIVSHDRYFLDKLVTQVYEISNKESRRYVGNYSKYLDLKAALYEQDMKRYEKQQDEVAKLEDFVQKNIARASTTKRAQSRRKQLERMELMTKPLGDSKSASFHFDIEKQSGNDVLQVKDVSIGYNQEPIIEHVNVRLTRGDSVALVGPNGIGKSTLLKSLVNKIETLSGDISFGSNASIGYYDQEQANLTSSKRVLNELWDEYPMQPEKEIRTLLGNFLFSGDDVLKPVSSLSGGQKARLALAKLMMQKSNLLILDEPTNHLDLNSKEILENALIDFPGTLLFVSHDRYFINRVTTTVVELSADGAQEYLGDYDYYVEKKNEMFERAEFEQLETNAPAQKQIAQEKINYLEEKERKKLERQRSRKIEELEENIAKLEEEITELEDQLCLPEVYADYERASEITTAKQTMQEQLEKYMAEWEELHV, encoded by the coding sequence TTGATTTTATTACAAGTAAACGGACTTTCTAAATTGTACGGTGCCGAAACAATCCTTGCAAACATTAAACTTGAAGTACAAACAAGAGATCGCATCGCCCTTGTCGGCCGAAATGGAGCTGGAAAATCTACACTATTAAAAATTATTGCAGGGGAACTTTCTCACGACGATGGTGAAATTATAAAACCAAAAGACGTTTCCATCGGTTATTTAGCCCAGAATACCGGTTTAGAAACTTCATTGACCATTTGGGATGAATTATTAACTGTCTTTACGCATCTACAACACATGGAAAAAGAACTTCGAAGGTTAGAGCAAGAAATGGGTAAGAAAGAAAACTTCTCAAACGCTACTACATATGAAAAATTGCTCGCTGACTATGATCAATTGCAACTGGATTATAAAGATAAAGGCGGTTATCAATACGAAGCGGATATTCGCTCTATTTTAAGCGGCCTTGGTTTTCCAGCAGAAACGCATGGAACAACGATTTCCACATTAAGCGGTGGTCAAAAAACGCGGTTAGCTCTTGGTAAATTGCTATTAACAAAACCAGACTTGCTTATTTTAGACGAGCCGACAAACCATTTAGACATTGATACACTAACATGGCTAGAACAATACTTACAAGGCTATCCGGGCGCTATTCTAATTGTTTCCCATGATCGCTACTTTTTAGACAAACTTGTCACACAAGTATATGAAATCTCTAACAAAGAAAGTAGACGTTACGTCGGAAACTACAGTAAATATTTAGACTTAAAAGCCGCACTCTATGAACAGGACATGAAGCGCTATGAAAAGCAGCAAGACGAAGTTGCAAAATTAGAGGACTTTGTCCAAAAAAATATTGCTCGTGCTTCTACAACAAAGCGTGCCCAAAGTCGCCGTAAACAATTAGAACGAATGGAACTGATGACCAAACCATTAGGTGATTCAAAATCAGCATCTTTTCATTTTGATATCGAAAAGCAAAGTGGGAATGATGTGCTACAAGTAAAAGACGTTTCCATTGGATATAATCAAGAACCGATTATTGAACATGTCAATGTACGATTAACACGAGGAGACAGTGTGGCACTTGTTGGACCAAACGGAATTGGGAAATCTACATTACTAAAGTCACTTGTAAATAAAATCGAGACATTAAGTGGAGACATTTCTTTCGGTTCTAATGCCTCCATCGGATACTACGATCAAGAACAGGCAAACTTAACATCATCAAAGCGTGTTCTGAACGAGCTTTGGGATGAATATCCAATGCAACCTGAAAAAGAGATTCGCACCCTACTCGGCAACTTTTTATTCTCAGGAGACGATGTGTTAAAACCAGTCTCTTCCCTAAGCGGTGGACAAAAGGCAAGATTGGCCCTAGCAAAATTAATGATGCAAAAGTCCAATTTACTCATTCTAGATGAGCCAACGAACCATCTCGATTTAAATAGCAAAGAAATTTTAGAAAATGCCTTAATCGATTTTCCAGGAACTCTTTTATTTGTCTCCCATGATCGCTATTTTATCAATCGTGTAACGACAACAGTCGTTGAATTATCAGCAGATGGTGCACAGGAATATTTAGGTGATTACGATTACTATGTGGAAAAGAAAAATGAAATGTTTGAACGGGCAGAATTTGAACAATTAGAAACAAATGCACCCGCCCAAAAACAAATTGCTCAAGAAAAGATAAATTACCTTGAGGAAAAAGAACGTAAAAAGTTAGAACGTCAACGCTCACGAAAAATTGAAGAATTAGAAGAAAATATCGCGAAACTAGAAGAAGAAATTACAGAATTAGAAGATCAACTTTGTCTGCCGGAAGTGTATGCCGATTACGAACGCGCTAGCGAAATTACAACAGCCAAACAAACGATGCAAGAGCAACTAGAAAAATATATGGCAGAATGGGAAGAATTACACGTATAA
- a CDS encoding redox-sensing transcriptional repressor Rex: MDQQKIPQATAKRLPLYYRFIQNLSLSGKQRVSSAELSEAVKVDSATIRRDFSYFGALGKKGYGYNVNYLLSFFRETLDQDDITRVALIGVGNLGTAFLHYNFTKNNNTKIEMAFDVNEEKVGKEIGGIPVYHLDELEERLKDDIQVAILTVPATVAQAVADRLAHTNVHGVLNFTPARLNVSENIRIHHIDLAVELQTLVYFLKNYPQ; the protein is encoded by the coding sequence ATGGATCAGCAAAAGATTCCACAGGCGACTGCCAAACGATTGCCTCTATACTATCGATTTATCCAAAACTTATCCCTTTCTGGTAAGCAACGTGTATCATCTGCGGAATTAAGTGAAGCGGTGAAGGTAGACTCCGCAACAATTCGTAGAGATTTTTCATATTTTGGGGCGTTGGGAAAAAAAGGGTACGGCTATAATGTGAATTATTTACTGTCGTTTTTCCGAGAAACGCTTGATCAAGATGATATAACACGTGTAGCACTTATTGGAGTGGGTAATTTAGGGACCGCTTTCTTACATTACAATTTCACGAAAAATAATAATACAAAAATTGAAATGGCTTTTGATGTAAATGAAGAGAAAGTTGGAAAAGAAATCGGAGGAATTCCTGTATATCATTTGGATGAACTTGAAGAACGTTTGAAAGATGATATACAAGTGGCAATATTAACAGTACCTGCTACTGTTGCACAAGCTGTGGCAGATCGATTAGCTCATACAAACGTACATGGAGTTTTGAATTTCACACCAGCACGGTTAAATGTATCAGAGAATATAAGGATTCATCATATTGATTTAGCTGTAGAATTACAAACGCTGGTTTACTTTTTGAAAAATTATCCACAATAA
- a CDS encoding YdiK family protein, whose product MRNSPLFMAALYFLLGCIFTYLAIINVEDTIWNFYTLLLAGMATIDFNLALRLILVKFKTKTKKEQ is encoded by the coding sequence ATGAGGAACTCACCATTGTTCATGGCAGCACTGTATTTCCTTCTTGGATGTATTTTTACATACTTAGCAATTATTAATGTTGAAGATACAATCTGGAATTTTTATACGCTACTGCTTGCTGGTATGGCGACAATAGATTTTAATTTAGCACTTCGCCTTATCTTAGTAAAATTCAAAACGAAAACAAAAAAAGAACAATAA